One region of Girardinichthys multiradiatus isolate DD_20200921_A chromosome 1, DD_fGirMul_XY1, whole genome shotgun sequence genomic DNA includes:
- the wrap73 gene encoding WD repeat-containing protein WRAP73 isoform X3: MEWSSDSLFILCAMYKRGLVQVWSLEQPDWHCKIDEGSIGLVSSRWSPDGRHILNTTEFHLRITVWSLCTKAVSYIKYPKACQKGIDFSRDGCYLALAERRDCKDYVSIFVCDDWHLLRHFETETQDLAGLEWSPNGCVLAVWDNCLEYKVLLYSLDGRLLSTYSAYEWSLGVKSVSWSPSSQFLVIGSYDEKVRILNHITWKKIVQFEHPAAIDNTKATVYKEVERRPAVVSEELSLHNITMGSTLFNTQSKYEICSLPVQIPVVKPDPDRANPKIGVSVLAFSSDSRYLATKNDNMATAVWVWDMQKMSLEAVLEHTSAVRCFLWDPRRPRLALCTGNSKLYLWSPGGCVSVQVPVEGGFQVQSLNWHCSGDSVILLGKEQLCLCYMDTDQEENS, encoded by the exons GTGTGGTCTCTCGAGCAGCCAGACTGGCACTGTAAGATTGATGAAGGCTCAATCGGACTAGTCTCCTCACGCTggagtccagacggacgtcaCATTCTCAACACCACCGAGTTCCAT CTGAGAATTACCGTCTGGTCTCTCTGCACGAAAGCCGTGTCTTACATCAAGTATCCCAAAGCATGTCAGAAGG GAATAGACTTCAGCAGAGATGGATGTTATTTGGCCTTAGCTGAGCGTCGTGATTGCAAGGACTATGTTagcatatttgtgtgtgacGACTGGCATTTACTCAGG CATTTTGAGACTGAAACACAGGACCTTGCAGGACTGGAGTGGTCACCCAATGGTTGTGTGCTAGCAGTGTGGGACAACTGTCTAGAG TATAAGGTTTTGCTGTATTCCTTGGATGGCCGATTGTTGTCGACCTACAGTGCCTACGAGTGGTCACTGGGTGTGAAGTCTGTCTCCTGGAGCCCCAGCAGCCAGTTCTTGGTCATTGGCAGTTATGATGAGAAA GTGCGCATCCTCAATCATATCACATGGAAGAAAATTGTGCAGTTTGAGCATCCTGCAGCTATTGACAacacaaaagct ACTGTGTATAAGGAAGTGGAAAGAAGACCAGCTGTGGTCAGTGAAGAGTTGTCACTACACAACATTACAATGGGCTCAACACTTTTCAACACCCAAAGCAAAT ACGAGATCTGCTCACTGCCTGTCCAAATTCCTGTGGTCAAGCCAGACCCAGACAGAGCCAATCCCAAAATAGGTGTGTCTGTTCTGGCGTTCAGCTCAGACAGTCGCTATCTTGCCACCAAAAATG ACAACATGGCTACTGCTGTTTGGGTGTGGGACATGCAGAAGATGAGCCTGGAGGCTGTGCTGGAGCATACATCAGCCGTACGCTGCTTTCTGTGGGACCCTCGTCGCCCTCGACTGGCTCTGTGTACCGGCAACAGCAAACTATATCTTTGGTCCCCGGGAGGCTGTGTTTCTGTTCAAGTTCCTGTAGAAG GTGGTTTTCAAGTCCAGTCCCTAAACTGGCACTGCAGTGGAGACTCTGTGATCTTGCTTGGGAAAGAGCAGCTTTGCTTGTGCTATATGGACACTGACCAGGAAGAAAATTCCTAA